TTAGTTGTATGCAGCACGAAAAATTATATTCAAGGTTATACATGTCGTAAATGGAGAACAGAAAATATATAAAAATTGGGGTAGCCGGACCGGTTGGTGCGGGTAAAACTGCTTTGATAGAACGCTTATCCCGTCAGCTGCACGAGACATATAGCCTGGCGGTGATCACGAATGATATTTATACAAAAGAGGATGCGGAATTCCTCATGAAAAATAGCCTGTTGCCTGCGGCACGCATCATCGGTGTGGAAACAGGTGGTTGTCCGCATACAGCTATCCGTGAGGATGCCAGTATGAACCTGGAGGCGGTAGATGAGATGGTATCCCGTTTTCCGGATGTGGAGATCATCTTTATTGAGAGTGGGGGAGATAACCTCTCTGCTACTTTTAGTCCTGACCTGGCAGATGTGACCATCTTCGTGATTGATGTGGCAGAAGGAGATAAGATTCCCCGTAAGGGCGGGCCGGGTATTACCCGTTCTGACTTGTTAGTGATCAACAAAATTGACCTGGCTCCCTATGTAAATGCGAGCCTGGAAGTGATGGAAAGAGATGCTTTGAAAATGCGGGGAGACCGGCCATTTATATTCACCAACCTGATGTCTTTACAGGGATTGGAACAGGTTATTGACTGGATCAAAAAGTACGCGCTACTGGAATCATAATGTATAGTGAGTTACAAATAAATACTGCAGCACGGAATAGCAGTACATACCTGCAACACTGCTATTTTACCCGCCCTTTCAAGGTGGCGGATATCAGCGGGCAACATGCGCCGGCATTACATCTGACCCTGATGAGTGCTTCGCCCGGCATCCTGGATGGTGATGAATATGATATGAAAGTGAATGTGGCTGCCGGCACCAGTCTGCATTTGTACACTCAATCTTATCAGCGCATCTTCCAGATGAAATCTGGTGCAAAGCAGTCGTTTTCGGTGCAAGTAGGTGCTGGCAGTAGTTTTTTTTATTTACCACATCCCAGTGTGCCGCATGAAAATGCGGTATTCACCGCTGTGAATAAGATCCGGATGGAGAAGGATAGTCGTTTGCTGTGGGGGGAGATCATCACCTGTGGTAGGAAACTGAGTGGGGAGATATTTCGTTGTCGTCATTTTCAGAGTACCACAGAGGTCCGGTATGAGGGCAGGCTGGTATTCAAGGATGTGACTTTGCTGGAGCCGGCACAGATCCCGGCGGGGGAGATGGGGCAGTGGGAGGGATATACGCACCAGGCCTCATTGTATTGGCAGGATTTGTCAGCAGATATGGAGGAGATGGCAGCAACCGTATATGACCTTTTGTCCGCAGAGGCGGGCGTCAGGGGTGGTGTATCGAGAACGGCTGCGGGAGCTTTGCTGGTAAGGGTTTTAGGGCAGGGAGGGGAGCAGCTTTACCAGCTATTTAAAAAGATAGCATTGTTAGCTGGTGAAGAAAGAAGACTTTAAAATGATCATGGTATGAATATGGAGCTACAGTTGCTCATTATCACGGCGTTGACTATCAGTACGCTGCATACGGTGACAGGACCGGATCATTACATTCCGTTCATTGCCCTGAGCAGGGTGAGAAACTGGTCAATAGGCAAAACGCTGGTATGGACACTGCTTTGCGGGGTGGCGCATGTGGGTAGTTCTGTGTTGCTGGGATTGCTGGGTATTGCGCTGGGCTGGTCTTTATCAAAGATCAGTGGCCTGGAAAACCTGCGGGGTGGTATTGCGGGATGGGCATTGCTGACATTTGGTGTGTTGTATACAATCTGGGGATTGAAGCGTGCCTGGCAAAACAGGGTGCACAAGCATTTTGATGTATACGACAACGGAGACATATATGTATATGAGCATAAACATGAACAAATCGTGTATCCGCAGGATCGGAGGAAGGTGACACCCTGGATTATGCTTATTATCTTTGGTCTTGGTCCATGTGAACCGTTGATACCCTTACTGACATATCCGGCCGCGCAACATTCTACTTACGCCATGGTATTGCTCATCGTGGTATTTACGCTCTTTACTTTATTGACAATGGTGGCGATGGTGCTGCTGGGGTATTATGGCTTTTCGCTACTGACTACCAGCAGGTTGGAGCGATATGTGCATGCATTGGGAGGATTCACCATTTTTATTTGTGGGTTAGGCATGGTGTGGCTGGGTTGGTAGCTAAAGAATTTTACTGGTACATATCATCGGGTGAATTGAATGTTTTCCCGATGCGCACATTGATTATGTACCATTCATAATTGATAATTCGTAATTTTACTCATCTTTTGGCTTTTACACGATAATTTATGGCACAAAGCGTTTTCGATTTTGGCATGATTGGTCTTGGCGTAATGGGAAGAAACCTGTTGCTGAACATGGCTGATCATGGCTTTTCCGTTATTGGTTTCGACAAGGATTCAACCAAGACCGGAGCACTGGAATCGGCTGCTACAGCTGGCACTACCGTGAAGGGAGTGGCTGAACTGGCAACCATGGTACAATTGCTGGAGCGTCCGCGCAAACTGATGATGCTGGTTCCCGCAGGGAAACCGGTAGATGATGTGATTGAATCACTGATCCCGCTGTTAGATAAGGGGGATGTGGTGATCGATGGCGGTAACTCTCATTATACTGATACCCTGCGCAGGGTGAAATATCTGCGTGAGAAGGGGCTTCATTTTATGGGTATCGGCGTATCCGGTGGTGAAAAGGGTGCCCGTACGGGTCCGAGCATCATGCCGGGTGGCGACAAGGAAGCATACGAAAAGGTAAGACCTATGCTGGAAGCAGTATCTGCCAAGGTAAACGGTACTCCTTGTGTAGCTTACCTGGGTAAGGAAGGAGCCGGCCATTATGTAAAAATGGTACATAATGGTATTGAATATTCCATCATGCAGCTGATCAGCGAAACTTATGCCCTGCTGAAGAAGGAAGGCCTGAGCAATGAGCAATTGCACGAAACATTCAAAAAATGGAATGACGGCGATCTGCAATCATTCCTTATCGAAATCACTGCGGACATCTTCCTGCAGAAAGATGATAAGACCAGTGCACACCTCGTAGATGTAATTTCTGACAAAGCTGGTTCCAAAGGAACTGGTAAGTGGACTTCACAGGATGCGATGGAACTGCCTGTAGCCGTACCAGTGATTGATACAGCAGTAGCTATGCGTACAGTGTCTGGCTACAAGGACGAGCGTGTGGAAGCTGCGAAGATTTACAGCTCTTCCGAATCAGCACCAGCATTGAGCGTAGAGCAGATTCACGATGCACTGAGCTTTGGGATCCTCCTGAGTTATGCACAGGGTCTGGCTATGCTGACACAGGCTTCCAAAGAACTGGAAATGGAAATTCCATTGCCGGAAGTAGTGAAAGTATGGAGAGGCGGTTGTATAATCCGTTCTACTCTCCTGGAAGTATTTACACGCGCATATGTGGCTAACCCGACCTTGCCAAACATCTTATTGAGTGAAGAGATTGCAGCTATCGTGAAGCAGGTAGTTGGTAATACCCGTGCTGTAGTAGCAAGTGCTGCGCAGTCAGGGGTAGCAGCAGCAGGTATTATGTCTGCACTGTCTTACTTCGATGCCTATCGTACAGCGCGTATGCCTACCAACCTGGTACAGGCACAGCGTGATTACTTTGGAGCACATACCTATCAGCGTATAGACCAACCCGGTACCTTCCATACCGTGTGGGGAGAATAAATAGTTGCGGCCTGACCGGGATTGCGCACAACCTCGTCAGGCAGCACTGCTTAAAAACATAATTTTATGCAAAACCACAAACGCCCTGCGGCCTCCATCCTGTTTATTTTTGGAGGTAGCGGCGACCTGAATTACAGAAAACTTTCGCCGGCTTTATATAATCTTTTTCTGGACGATTACATGCCGGAAAAATTTGCTATCGCAGGTATCGGACGTAGCCAGTACAGCAATGAAGACTATCGTACCCATCTCCTGGATGGTATCAACAAATTTTCCCGTCGTAAGGATGAGCAGAATGGTCACTGGGAAGCATTCTCCGGGAATGTAAGCTACCTGCAGATGGATGCGGACAACCAGGCTGCTTACAGCAAGATTACCGACTATGTGAAG
This window of the Chitinophaga sancti genome carries:
- the ureG gene encoding urease accessory protein UreG; protein product: MENRKYIKIGVAGPVGAGKTALIERLSRQLHETYSLAVITNDIYTKEDAEFLMKNSLLPAARIIGVETGGCPHTAIREDASMNLEAVDEMVSRFPDVEIIFIESGGDNLSATFSPDLADVTIFVIDVAEGDKIPRKGGPGITRSDLLVINKIDLAPYVNASLEVMERDALKMRGDRPFIFTNLMSLQGLEQVIDWIKKYALLES
- a CDS encoding urease accessory protein UreH domain-containing protein, which encodes MNMELQLLIITALTISTLHTVTGPDHYIPFIALSRVRNWSIGKTLVWTLLCGVAHVGSSVLLGLLGIALGWSLSKISGLENLRGGIAGWALLTFGVLYTIWGLKRAWQNRVHKHFDVYDNGDIYVYEHKHEQIVYPQDRRKVTPWIMLIIFGLGPCEPLIPLLTYPAAQHSTYAMVLLIVVFTLFTLLTMVAMVLLGYYGFSLLTTSRLERYVHALGGFTIFICGLGMVWLGW
- the gndA gene encoding NADP-dependent phosphogluconate dehydrogenase is translated as MAQSVFDFGMIGLGVMGRNLLLNMADHGFSVIGFDKDSTKTGALESAATAGTTVKGVAELATMVQLLERPRKLMMLVPAGKPVDDVIESLIPLLDKGDVVIDGGNSHYTDTLRRVKYLREKGLHFMGIGVSGGEKGARTGPSIMPGGDKEAYEKVRPMLEAVSAKVNGTPCVAYLGKEGAGHYVKMVHNGIEYSIMQLISETYALLKKEGLSNEQLHETFKKWNDGDLQSFLIEITADIFLQKDDKTSAHLVDVISDKAGSKGTGKWTSQDAMELPVAVPVIDTAVAMRTVSGYKDERVEAAKIYSSSESAPALSVEQIHDALSFGILLSYAQGLAMLTQASKELEMEIPLPEVVKVWRGGCIIRSTLLEVFTRAYVANPTLPNILLSEEIAAIVKQVVGNTRAVVASAAQSGVAAAGIMSALSYFDAYRTARMPTNLVQAQRDYFGAHTYQRIDQPGTFHTVWGE
- a CDS encoding urease accessory protein UreD — protein: MYSELQINTAARNSSTYLQHCYFTRPFKVADISGQHAPALHLTLMSASPGILDGDEYDMKVNVAAGTSLHLYTQSYQRIFQMKSGAKQSFSVQVGAGSSFFYLPHPSVPHENAVFTAVNKIRMEKDSRLLWGEIITCGRKLSGEIFRCRHFQSTTEVRYEGRLVFKDVTLLEPAQIPAGEMGQWEGYTHQASLYWQDLSADMEEMAATVYDLLSAEAGVRGGVSRTAAGALLVRVLGQGGEQLYQLFKKIALLAGEERRL